The following coding sequences lie in one Glycine max cultivar Williams 82 chromosome 19, Glycine_max_v4.0, whole genome shotgun sequence genomic window:
- the LOC100306046 gene encoding uncharacterized protein LOC100306046, which yields MATSGSETKQVMVIGIDDSDFSTYALQWTLDHLLSPANVPKFKIFLVYAKPSVASAVGFVGPGAAEVLPVVEADLRKTAAKITERATELCKKKSVNDVAVEVLEGDPRNVLCEAVEKHQASMLVVGSHGYGTLKRAVLGSVSDYCAHHAHCTVMIVKKPKHKH from the exons ATGGCGACGAGTGGGTCAGAGACAAAGCAAGTGATGGTGATTGGAATCGACGACAGTGATTTCAGCACGTACGCTCTCCAATGGACTCTGGATCACTTGCTATCCCCTGCAAATGTTCCTAAGttcaagatttttcttgtttatgcCAAGCCTTCTGTTGCCTCTGCTGTCGGTTTTGTTGGCCCTG GAGCCGCTGAGGTGTTACCTGTTGTTGAGGCCGATTTGAGAAAAACAGCTGCCAAAATCACTGAACGTGCTACAGAACTATGCAAGAAGAAATCC GTAAATGACGTAGCAGTGGAAGTGCTAGAAGGTGATCCTAGAAATGTTCTTTGCGAGGCAGTGGAAAAGCACCAAGCTTCAATGTTGGTTGTGGGTAGTCATGGTTATGGGACTTTAAAAAG AGCGGTTTTAGGTAGTGTAAGTGACTATTGTGCTCATCATGCTCACTGCACTGTCATGATCGTGAAGAAACCAAAGCACAAACACTGA